A genomic window from Quercus lobata isolate SW786 chromosome 10, ValleyOak3.0 Primary Assembly, whole genome shotgun sequence includes:
- the LOC115965894 gene encoding beta-1,2-xylosyltransferase XYXT1-like, with amino-acid sequence MMYNDLLARSFSKHEKKKLGYGAFFGCLLIALSFCTVFKPYLGPLPALNLKQSMAAGFKMLMVRDTSGSYSKPLAPLTHLSETNTSSSQETVKAAKIVTDKMEPVTNKTEPVIKKMEPLCNVTERRGDICNINGDVRIQGNSSSVFLVSSEMSILAGNNNSWSIRPYARKGDRAAMSLTKEWSVKLSGRNEIPTCNKNHSVPAILFSQGGYTGNHFHDFTDVVIPLYLTSRQYNGEVQFLITDKRPWWIAKFEAILKNLSRYELIDIDKEEEVHCFPSVVVGLKRDVKELSIDPSKNSYSMSDFKEFLRSCYSLKNANAIKLRDGQRKKPQLLIISRKRTRSFTNIGEITKMASRLGYKVTAAEPTMNVAKFAELVNSCDVLMGVHGAGLANVVFLPKNAILIQVVPFGGFEWLARTYYGEPTKDMNVKYLEYKISTKESTLVQQYPPDHVVFKDPYSIQKQGWIAFKSVYLDKQNVKLDVNRFRTTLVKALELLHR; translated from the exons ATGATGTACAATGATCTACTTGCTAGAAGCTTTAGTAAgcatgagaagaaaaaattgggATATGGAGCATTTTTTGGTTGCTTGCTTATTGCATTGAGCTTTTGCACTGTGTTTAAGCCTTATTTGGGTCCTCTACCAGCTT TGAACTTGAAGCAGTCTATGGCTGCTGGTTTCAAAATGCTGATGGTCAGAGATACAAGCGGCAGCTACTCGAAACCGTTGGCGCCACTGACTCACTTATCAGAAACAAATACAAGCAGCTCTCAGGAAACAGTTAAAG CTGCCAAAATCGTGACAGACAAGATGGAGCCTGTGACAAACAAAACGGAGCCTGTTATAAAGAAAATGGAGCCTTTGTGCAATGTTACCGAACGAAGAGGTGATATTTGCAATATCAACGGGGATGTTAGGATTCAAGGGAATTCCTCATCAGTTTTCCTTGTTTCATCGGAAATGAGCATCTTGGCAGGGAACAATAACTCATGGAGTATAAGACCTTATGCTAGAAAAGGTGACCGAGCAGCAATGAGTCTAACTAAGGAATGGTCGGTAAAATTATCTGGTCGCAATGAAATCCCAACATGCAACAAAAATCACAGTGTTCCAGCCATCCTTTTTTCTCAAGGGGGATATACAGGAAATCATTTCCACGATTTTACGGACGTGGTTATTCCATTATATTTAACTTCTCGACAATATAATGGAGAAGTACAATTTCTCATTACAGACAAACGACCATGGTGGATTGCAAAGTTCGAAGCAATCCTAAAGAACTTGTCCAGATATGAGTTGATAGACATTGACAAAGAAGAAGAGGTCCATTGCTTCCCAAGTGTGGTTGTTGGTCTAAAGCGAGATGTCAAAGAGCTGAGTATTGATCCTTCAAAAAACTCATACTCTATGAGTGACTTCAAAGAGTTCTTAAGAAGTTGCTATTCTCTAAAGAATGCCAATGCAATCAAACTCAGAGATGGTCAACGTAAAAAGCCACAGCTTCTGATCATTTCAAGAAAGAGAACACGGTCTTTTACAAACATAGGGGAAATAACTAAAATGGCAAGTAGGTTGGGCTACAAGGTAACTGCTGCAGAGCCTACTATGAACGTTGCAAAATTTGCAGAACTTGTGAATTCTTGTGATGTGTTAATGGGGGTTCATGGAGCTGGTTTGGCCAACGTTGTTTTCCTTCCCAAGAATGCAATATTAATCCAAGTTGTGCCCTTTGGGGGCTTTGAATGGCTGGCAAGAACTTACTATGGAGAGCCCACAAAGGATATGAATGTAAAGTACTTGGAATACAAGATAAGCACAAAAGAGAGCACTCTGGTACAACAATACCCTCCTGACCATGTGGTTTTTAAGGACCCTTATTCAATCCAGAAACAAGGATGGATAGCATTTAAGTCAGTGTACTTGGACAAACAAAATGTAAAGCTTGATGTGAATAGGTTTAGGACCACTTTGGTAAAAGCCCTTGAGCTTTTGCATCggtag
- the LOC115962700 gene encoding protein DETOXIFICATION 16-like: MEREEEEIKVSLGSPLIQISEEEDGFTISSIREGRITRREVFEEVSKQLWLAGPLITVSLLQYSLQMISVMFVGHLGELALSGASMATSFATVTGFSLLMGMASALETLCGQSYGAKQYHMMGIQMQRAMFVLFLVSIPLAIIWVNTRSLLILFGQEHDIATAAGEYACFMVPSLFAYAFLQCLVRFLQTQNIVFPMMISSAFTALLHILICWILVFKSGLGYRGAALANAISTWINVLLLALYVKFSSSCVKTWTGFSKEAFHNIFTFLRLSIPSAVMVCLEIWSFEMMVLLSGLLPDPTLQTSVLSISLNTASMVWMIPFGLSGAVSTRVSNELGAGRPKIARLAVCVVLVVAITEGLLVGSVLILIRNIWGYAFSDETQVVEYVAGMMPILAISNFLDGLQCVLSGNARGCGWQKIGAYINLGSYYIVGIPAAILLAFVFHLEGKGLWLGIICALVVQVSSLLTISIRTNWEQQAKKATERVHDSIIPVEIVS, translated from the exons atggagagagaagaagaagaaataaaggtATCACTAGGGTCACCATTGATTCAGATatctgaagaagaagatgggttCACAATCAGTAGTATTAGAGAGGGAAGGATTACTAGAAGGGAAGTTTTTGAAGAAGTAAGCAAGCAGCTATGGCTGGCAGGGCCTCTGATAACTGTGAGTCTATTACAATATAGTTTGCAGATGATATCTGTGATGTTTGTGGGTCATCTTGGTGAGTTGGCTCTCTCTGGCGCTTCAATGGCCACTTCTTTTGCAACAGTCACTGGTTTCAGCTTGTTG ATGGGAATGGCAAGTGCATTAGAAACCTTATGTGGCCAGTCATATGGAGCAAAACAGTATCATATGATGGGTATACAAATGCAGAGAGCCATGTTTGTTCTTTTCCTTGTAAGCATACCTCTTGCAATCATCTGGGTGAACACAAGATCTCTTCTAATTCTCTTTGGTCAAGAACATGATATAGCAACCGCGGCTGGAGAATATGCCTGTTTCATGGTCCCAAGTCTTTTTGCCTATGCTTTTCTGCAATGCCTTGTTAGATTCTTACAAACGCAAAACATTGTATTTCCAATGATGATAAGCTCTGCATTCACTGCTTTACTTCACATTCTTATATGTTGGATTCTAGTATTTAAGTCTGGACTTGGATATAGAGGAGCCGCCTTGGCAAACGCCATCTCCACTTGGATCAATGTGTTACTGTTGGCACTTTATGTCAAGTTCTCTTCTTCATGTGTAAAAACCTGGACAGGTTTCTCAAAGGAGGcctttcataatattttcactttTCTGAGACTTTCTATTCCGTCAGCTGTTATGGTTtg CTTGGAAATATGGTCATTTGAAATGATGGTTCTCCTATCAGGTCTTCTTCCTGACCCGACGTTACAAACTTCAGTGCTTTCAATTAG TCTTAATACAGCTTCAATGGTTTGGATGATCCCCTTTGGACTCAGTGGCGCAGTAAG taCTAGGGTCTCAAATGAATTAGGAGCTGGGCGTCCTAAAATTGCGCGTTTGGCAGTATGTGTTGTATTGGTGGTTGCCATCACAGAGGGTCTATTGGTTGGATCAGTCCTGATACTGATACGCAACATTTGGGGTTATGCATTTAGCGATGAAACACAAGTGGTCGAATATGTAGCAGGCATGATGCCAATTCTTGCAATATCCAACTTTTTAGATGGCCTCCAGTGTGTTCTTTCAG GCAATGCTAGAGGATGTGGTTGGCAGAAGATTGGAGCATACATCAACCTCGGGTCATACTATATAGTTGGAATTCCAGCTGCTATTTTATTGGCATTTGTCTTCCACCTTGAAGGAAAG GGGCTCTGGCTGGGGATCATATGTGCGCTCGTAGTCCAAGTGTCATCACTTCTCACTATTTCCATACGTACTAATTGGGAGCAACAA GCAAAGAAGGCTACAGAAAGAGTCCATGACTCAATTATTCCTGTGGAGATTGTCTCTTGA